From a single Wolbachia endosymbiont of Oedothorax gibbosus genomic region:
- a CDS encoding aminoglycoside phosphotransferase family protein, with product MASKIDSRSWLLLVTELVAQQFPKWAHLEIKPVELSGIDNRTFRLGEEMLIRLPSAEDYALQVLKEQKWLEVLAPHLSFSIPKPLAMGQPSKHYPWNWSIYKWIEGESINALSIDDLDLQIIASQLAQFLNELHKIDVKGGPSPGLHNFWRGDHVSVYDTEVRSSIKELQGFIDARTIMSFWEKAISSRWSKNPVWIHGDFASGNILVKDACVAAIIDFGCMAVGDPACDLVIAWTLLDSESRRIFKSHLCLDPDTWARASGWALWKALITMRDWKTTEVMKQQKIINEILNEEA from the coding sequence ATGGCATCAAAAATTGATAGTCGCTCTTGGTTATTACTTGTTACCGAACTTGTTGCACAGCAATTTCCAAAGTGGGCTCACTTAGAGATCAAACCTGTTGAACTCAGTGGTATAGACAATAGAACTTTTCGCTTGGGTGAAGAGATGTTGATCAGGCTACCAAGCGCAGAAGATTATGCGCTACAAGTTCTGAAGGAGCAAAAATGGCTTGAGGTACTTGCACCACATTTGTCATTTTCTATTCCTAAGCCACTTGCAATGGGACAACCATCAAAGCATTATCCCTGGAATTGGTCAATATATAAGTGGATCGAAGGGGAAAGCATAAATGCATTGTCTATAGATGATCTGGATTTACAGATTATTGCTTCTCAGCTTGCACAATTTTTGAATGAGTTACATAAAATTGATGTTAAAGGAGGCCCTAGTCCTGGACTCCATAACTTCTGGCGCGGCGATCACGTATCAGTCTATGACACAGAGGTAAGATCGTCCATTAAGGAATTGCAAGGTTTTATTGATGCTAGAACTATAATGTCCTTTTGGGAAAAAGCTATAAGCTCAAGATGGAGCAAGAACCCAGTATGGATTCATGGTGACTTTGCAAGTGGAAATATCTTGGTAAAAGATGCGTGTGTAGCTGCTATAATTGATTTTGGATGTATGGCTGTCGGTGATCCAGCTTGTGACTTGGTAATTGCCTGGACACTTTTAGACAGCGAAAGTCGGAGAATCTTCAAGTCACATCTATGTTTAGATCCAGACACGTGGGCCAGAGCAAGCGGCTGGGCTTTATGGAAGGCACTAATTACAATGCGCGACTGGAAGACAACAGAAGTTATGAAACAACAGAAAATTATTAATGAAATTCTAAATGAAGAAGCTTAG